One window of Globicephala melas chromosome 2, mGloMel1.2, whole genome shotgun sequence genomic DNA carries:
- the MRPS11 gene encoding small ribosomal subunit protein uS11m — protein sequence MQVVKNAGFSLLRLWAWPPTTRVAVAGVPAPTIHTSAQQMQDAAAKPEVEKAKDPAPAPRRSNFSIYPPIPGQESSLRWAGKKFEEIPIAHIKASYNNTQIQVVSAAHQPLARASCGTEGFQNAKKGTGIAAQTAGIAAAAKATGKGVTHVRVVVKGLGPGRLSAIKGLTMGGLEVISITDNTPIPHNGCRPRKARRL from the exons ATGCAGGTTGTAAAAAACGCGGGGTTTTCGCTGTTGCGGTTATGGGCTTGGCCACCGACGACCAG GGTCGCCGTGGCCGGAGTGCCGGCCCCCACCATCCACACTAGCGCCCAGCAGATGCAAGACGCAGCGGCCAAGCCGGAAGTTGAGAAGGCGAAGGATCCGGCGCCAGCTCCGAGGCGCAGCAACTTCAG CATTTACCCTCCAATTCCAGGACAAGAGAGTTCTCTGAGGTGGGCAGGAAAGAAATTTGAGGAGATCCCAATCGCACACATCAAAGCATCGTACAACAA cACACAGATCCAGGTAGTCTCTGCTGCTCACCAGCCCCTTGCCCGCGCTTCCTGTGGCACGGAGGGGTTTCAGAATGCCAAGAAGGGCACAGGCATTGCAGCGCAAACAGCGGGCATAGCTGCCGCGGCG AAAGCTACGGGGAAGGGTGTGACCCACGTCCGAGTTGTGGTTAAAGGCCTGGGGCCAGGGCGCTTG TCTGCCATCAAGGGACTGACCATGGGGGGCCTGGAAGTGATCTCAATCACAGACAACACCCCCATCCCGCACAACGGCTGCCGCCCCAGGAAGGCTCGGAGGCTGTGA